The genomic interval CTTTCGGGGAAAGGACGACAACAACCATCTCTTTCTCCGTCCTAAACAACCCTGAAGCAGGTGTTAAAAACcatctccatcttacagatgagtcTCGCCTCCTGTTTCCTTCCTGATGGCTCATGAAGGATGCAGGAGGGAAGACGGCATGTGCCGCTCTATCTTTGAACCAACCGGGCAGGAATTAAAGGGGCGACTTTAGAACCAGCAGATACACAGACACATCTTGGTACAACTTTCTTAAAACACATCCAGTAACACCTTTCAAACCAACGACAGTGGTTTTTGGgggtttattttggctgcaccatgtggcatgtgggatcttagttccccaaaaagGGACCAAATccatggcccctgcactggaagcaaggaatcttaaccactggaccaccagggaagtccctaacaatGGCCTCTTCCTGTTTCTAACCTGATTCCTCTTTTGGAATTTGCTCTTCGAGAAACCTTAGGCTCAGAAATGAGGATTCTGAAAACCAAGAGCCCCAGATCCTGCTGAAGAACCACAGCACGACTTTCTGTGAAACTCCTAATAAACCATTCAACTTGGCTTTGAAGCTGTTGAATAACTGGGCATATTTAAGAAGCTGTGTCTCAAATCATTACCCAGTGCCTCCACAGGAGAGTACCGTTTACCCTGAGAACTGTTCAGTTCCACCCAGCAAGTCCCGAGTAAACTGGCGTTTCATTCCTGCCAGGACAGGGCTCACATCAAAGCTGTGTTCACTTCCAGAAGTCCATTCTCAGCCCACTTTCACCAAGCCCACCTGGTAAATGCCTCCACTGAGAACCCAGGACCAGTCCACCAGGCCTCCGGACGGACAGTAAAGAAGGAAGCAGTGGGTGAACGGAAGAGCCAGAAGTACCTGGAGGCTCTGTTGCCAGGGTGACATGCGGTGCCCGGGAGGCCGGCCTCCAGGCATGCCCTGGGGTTTGAGCACACTgacaagaaggaaggaaaggactgtttactgagcatctactgtcTGAGGCCCAGTGTCATGCCCCTTTCCATTCCCATGCATCCCCTCAAAACCCTCTGCATCAGTAGTAACATGACCCTGCCTGATGCAGTGGGCAGCTGCAGCTCACGTCGTGGACAACTGAGGTAACCTGGTAGCAAGGGGGTAGGGGAGGACTCAGTCCTCGCTTCTGAAGCCTCACACTCTTCTCACATCACCCCAGGAATGTCCTAAGCACGAGCACTAAGACACTTTCACGAGGAGCCTGTGGAACAGGTTTTCTCTTCCATCACCATGAGGGTGAGAGATTGAGCAGGTATCAGACACTCAGTGGATAAAGCTGAATCACAACAGCCTGTTGGTCCAAATATGGCATTAAGACTGTTCACACGTTTGGGGCAGGAAAGCTTTAGGCTGGGAGAGTGGAGAGGACGAAATTGGTGTTTATTAAGAGGTAATAGATCTTcacagggctccccaggtgatgcagtagtaaagaatccgcctgccaatgtgagagacacaaaagatgtgggttcaatccttggatcgggaagatcccctggaggaggaaatggcaacccactccagtattcttacctggagaatcccatggacagaggagcctggtgggctacagtgcatggggttgcagagttgaacacaactgagcaactaagcacacgcgcacacacacacacacacacacacacacacacacacacacacacacacacactagatcTTCACAATGAAGAGGATAGACTTTGGAGCCATATTGCCTGGactttatgtggaccatttttgtctttattgagtttgtcacaatattgcttctgttttatgttttgttttttgggccCCGAGGAGTGTGTGAGCTtactttcccaaccagggatcaaaccagcacctcagtttcctcatctgtgaaatcaaTCACTAACAGTGCCTACCTACTAGGGCTGTATGAGAAATCAGTGAATACATGGAAAATaacatgtgcacacatatgtgACCCgcattacacatatacatgtcaAATGCTGTCAATTACTACAAGTAACTACTGGGTCCCAGGCGTTAAGACTTGGTATCACAAATACACTATTTCAGTTGATTCCTCCCTCAGCAATCCTATGAGGCTAGATAAGCTCCACTTTTACAGGAGGAAGTGGACTCAGAGGGGTTCTGGTGGCAAAGCCAACATAAAGACCCTGGCTGGCTCTAAACCCTTGTTTCCTCCAGAGGCCCCTTGCCAGAGAGTGCCTGGACTGCCTCTTACAGACGGGAAGACCGAGCTCCAGGGGTTGGGACGTCCCCAGCTCTGAGCGGCAggcaaggacccagcacagcctggcTTCCTTCGGGAGCAGACGGGCTGCCCTCCATGGGCTTTGTAGGACCACTCTGGGTGGgcgtggagcctggcaggccctggCCTGAGGCCGCCATGGGGGAGGCCCTGCCCCTGACTCCTGCCCCAGTGAGTGTCCTGGGGGCGACTGCCTCCAGGTGTCCCCAGACCAACAAGCTCCGAGGCTCCCTTGACAACCagaaaaggggaggaaaaggGAAACCTAAGAGGAACTTGATGCCAGCAGCCTCTGCACTTGATAAAGACTTCAGCAACTCTTTTTCCAGGGCCATGGCACAGGTCTCCCTCTGAGGCACACAGAGCTTCAGCTGGAGCCATTCCTTCCAGCAGCTGCTTCGTCTTCTGAGAGACTCGCTCCAAGAGGCTGCATGTCGCCAGAACACGCCTTCACAGTCAGGGAGCGAGTCACACAGCCCTCGAGATTAAACAAGTGCTCCTTTCCCCACAAACCTCCCCCAGTCAGCAGTGATCATGGAACAGACACCCTTGGAACAGCTGCCACGCATCTGACTTTAGAAAGGGGCCTGCTGCATCCAGCAGGCAGGGTGGCAGACGATGCCCGTGGAATTCAATGAAGCAGCCCTTCCAGCCTGCACCCAAAACTCAACTGGACTGTGCCTGCCGGTCCTTCTGAAGGACAGAACAAAGCCTGAGCTGGACCTCCAAGTCCAGGTCTGTGGTGCTCTTTGCTCACCGGTGTCTAAAGTGCTTGTGGACAACTCTTAGTTCACTGTAAAGACCGATTAATGCCTCCTTTCTGGCCCTCTTGAGATTCTCTCAGTCTTAAAATAAGCCAGTCAAATAGAATGATTTTATTGAAAGTGATTCACAGTGGGGAATGAAGGGCAAGGTGGACAAAGCCCAGGGGACTGGAGACCAGAGAGACGCTGCCTAGCCAGGAGGAGGACCCCCACAGACAGACAACACCTTCTTGTGGTCCCCGAAGAGCAAAGACCACCTCCTGGCAAAACAAGACAAACGTCCAGTTTAAGGCTATTATCTcctttattcaaaaaataaatatttcacttttgagTCGACATATATTTCAAATCAcatgaagcacagagaagaatTACAGTCCCTTCGGAAATCGTGAACACGTGTAGGAAAGAGTCATGTTCAAAGCGACAGGGATGGGGTAAGAAGCACTGATCCCAACTGATCCGTGACCCAGAGATTCCTCCTCTCACCAGGTGAAGCTGTTGACATATTGATTAGAGGAGAgaaacacacaccacaccacacacacacacacacacacacacacacacacacacacacacacacggctttgAAGTCTGAAAGGCACATGAAGTGGACCGTAAGGTGTATGGCACATTCAGTGATAAAACGTTCCCTATTCCCTTCCCGAGAAAAGTGGAGAAACTTTAATCAAGTCACAGACCAGAGAAGACAGGGGGCCCCTGCTCAGAGCTCAGGAAACCCTGTGCACGGAAGCCACTCGTCTGCGCCCTCACTCGGTGCTGGCGGGGCGCGTGGCCACGTACACGAACACCACGATGAGCAGCACCACCACGGCCAGCGTGGGCAGCACCACCGTGGTGATCTGCCGCCGCGCCTCCTGCATGGCCTGCTTCCGCTCCTTCTTGTCCCGGGACGTctccttcttgggcttccccttgAGCTGCCGCATCTTCCTGGGCTGCTAGGAGGGCGCGTCTGGAGCCGGTTCCGACGGGAGGGCCACACCCCTCAGGTCAAGGCGCCGGATCTCCTGAGAGAGAACCACGGTCAAGAACCAACGGAGGcaaagggaaaaggagtccagagTGAAAGGCAAACGCTAAACCAGGAGGAGGATCTGCAAGTCGAGGCCCAGGGGGAAGGACAGAAGAGGCCTGGCCATGCCTCCGGGCAGCGGGCAGTGGGGACAGGCCAGGGATTTCCTGGGCAGTGAGACAGGGCTTCTCAGCCCCATGGCGGCCGGCCGGGCCGGGCACAGATGGACACCAGTGCTTTCGTGGTATGAAGACAGCGCTGACTGCCACCTCCACTCAGCGGGTGCGGGGCACCCTTCTCCCGCCCAAGGCTCCACGTACTTACCTCATTCTAAACCCACCATCTCCCCAGCCAAGCCCAGCGCCAGACCGCCCACGGCTTCCCCGACCAGGGCCGCCTCaatggggctgcagagagccCGGGCACCGCTGCCTCTGGCTCTCCGTGGGTTCCCTCACCCGCCCACCCACACCTCCTACGTGCCAGGCTCTGGCTTGCGGGGCTGAGGAAGGTGTGGCACCCTCAGCCTGTGCGCACAGAGAGCATGCGCCAGGGGTGCACCCTGGGCTGCAGGTGGAGTGGAGAGCTGGCACAGACATAACGGGAGACCGGCTGAGCCCGCTGCCCACTCATCGAACGTCTGTAAAGTCTGTGCTGCGAGGAGGCGCTCCGAGGGTGCAGCGGTGCTGCCGGGGgccaggaaaggaaggaaaccaGGGCATAACTCCGTGCAAGTCCCATCCCGAGtttaaagcaacagaaacagGCTGTGGCCGACTTAAATTGAGAAGTTTAGGCCGTGGCCTTGGGCACCGCACGGGATCAAGGAAACAGTatgacaaggggcttccctggtggctcagtggtaaagaacccgcctgcaatgcaggagacagggattcgatccctgggtcaggaagatcccctggaggaggaaatggcagcccactccagtattcttgtcagggaaatcccatggactgaggagcctggcgggctgcagtccgtgggattgcagaatcggacacaactgagcactccgGAGCCAGCGGCCATCCTGGGAGCCCACTGACACCTCGGGTCTCAAGGCGGCCTCAGGCTGGAGCGCAGCCTGGCCGCCGCCTGGAgccgggcggggtggggggtgaggcaGACCAGACAGGCCGCTGTCACTGCTCCGGAGGACCCCCCCAGGGCCCAGCTTTCCTGTGTCACCACATGTGCATGACCAGACAGCGGGAAGCCCAGTACACCCGCAGCCCAGCCATCCAACCTCCACAAGCCAGGCGAATGTTCTGTGATCACAGTGAAGGAGCGGAGGGTGAGTACTGGGCAgggaaataaaagagacaaaCGCCCACCAAAACCTCCCAGGCCCTGGTAGGAGTCAGGCCCTTTCAGAGGCAGAGGAGCAGCGGGCACCAGTACTCCTCTAACAGAGGCTTTTGCACCACAGTGCCGTGTTCTCAGTTTTCACCCAGGGCAGCCGGGGTCCTGTCACCATCCTGGTGAGGAAGATGACATCTACACCTAAAGGAATGTGTGAAGTGGCAGGACATGGAATGTGAGTTCCCAGCTGGGAAAGGACGCCTTTCTTAAGAAAGGAATAATGGCTATTTTCCAAAGCCTGATGGAAATCACACGTTTGTCTAAATGGGGCTGCCCGGAACATTTACTGTTTGCTGTTGGCTGGCATCATGTCATCCGGCTACAGTAACATCAGCCCTCTTGCACTTTGTGAAACTCTGCCTGACCATGGATAATACAAAAGATACTGGGGTCTGGGACAAGAGGAGTGGTAAGAGACTAGAAGCCCTCTACCAACAGGCCACTACTTTTTAGGACCTGACAGGTGTAGGAGCCCCTGGCTTTACAAACTCTCCTTTTACAAACCCTCCTTTTCAAATCTTTCAGAGAACTGGCAGGCTAACCTGGGTTCAAACTCAGGACAGATCCCTTGCTGGCTGAATGGTTTGCGGCTTCACAAAGCCTCAGTGTCAGAAGTTCCCCAAGGCTTAAAAAAGCCTCATTCCTGGGGACAGTGCAGGTCTGGCCAGGACTTAGAGGACAAACACAGACTCAGTGGTGGCCTCCCTGCCATGGGCCTGAAACACAGCCCCGAGCGCTCCTTCGGCCGaagagggggtggtggggagggaggggaaacgCCTCTGAGCTGACATccgaggggaggaggaagagtcCAGTGGGACAAAGCCTGGGGAAGGGCGGCAGGCAGAGCGAGTGGACAGAGCCCAAAGGGTGACAGGAGGGGACGTGGAGATGGCACCAAGGCCAGGCCACCCAGGGGCTGCTGGACCACGGCTAGGAGTCAGGCTTCACTCTCAGAGCAGCATGAGGGCTGCACACGGGGAGGCGCAGGCTTTCAAAAGCTCTTCAGGCTGGTCCGTGGAGACTTGGGTATAGGGGGATGAAGAGGAAGATGCTTAGCGCTGGCCAGGGAGGGACAAGGGTGGCTCAGACATGGTGGGGACAACCAGTAGTGATAAAGACGagggtaaaagtgaaagttgcttagaagtgtccagctctttgcaaccccatggactgtagcccccaggctccactgtccatggaattctccaggcaaaaatactggagtgggtatccattcccttcttcaggggatcttcccgacccagggatcaaacctgggtctcctgcattgcaggcaggttctttaccatctgagccaccaaggaagacacGTTTGATACAACAAACAGGACCTAATGACAGACATGACACAAGAGGGAAAGAGAGTCATGGGCAAGACCTCGGGTTTGGAGCTTGAGCATCTGCTCAAGGATGGATGCTGATCACCCTCGTTGAGGTAAAGGGGAATCACGGGAAATGGGGCTAGATTTGAGAAAGGCCATCAGTGCTCTGCTTGCACCTATCCACACATGAGGAGGCTCGTCAGATATCAGCATGAAGACACTCAGGAACTGAGGAGGACATGAGTCTAGAGTCTGGTCTGGGCTGACGGTCTGTATTGGAAGTCACCAGCGATTGAGGACATGAGTCAGCAAGGACAAGGCAGATGCAGAATAGGGCCTGGCTCAAGCATCTGACAAGAGAGCACAgggaatgtgtgcatgtgtgcgtgtgtatgtgtctgtgtgtgtgtgtgtgcgcgcgcgtgtgtgtgtctgtgtgtgtgtctgtgggagtggggagtttggggggcaggggagcctgtggATAAGAGGCAAGTGAAGAAAAGACTGTGGAGCCCTGGGGACCAAGACTCGAGAAGAGCATGCTGTAAAGCAGGAGCCTCTGGACCTGGTGACTCAGGAAGCTGCCGCGAGGAACTTCATTTAGGGGGCGGGAGGGGAGCGCCCAGGCTGTGGCTATTACAGGAGAGGTCACACACTGTCCCTGAGCAGACAGAAGCTGTGCCCGACTGTAAATGACACATTGCCTCCTTCATCGAGAAAGTTTCACCATAAAAAAAATGTCAGCTGAACTAAAGTGTTTGCAGTGCACAGCTGATCAACACCCCATCACAAACTCCTCAGTCCTGTGAGGACTTGTGACCAGAGACTCACACCCCAGCACTGTGCCCGCTCCTTGGACAGACAGCTGGTCTGAAGCTCCGCAGGAAGCCCCTGGGGGGCCCAGAGAGAAACGGGAGGATGTATGAGGGTTCCCACAGAAGGGAGAAAACCTCAAGGCTGGAGAAAAGGAGGGGTATCTTCAGAAGGCTGAGAGCATAGAAGGACAGCTCCGCCTTTGAGAGAAGCAAAGGCAGGAGTTGGGATCCAATGGGAGGCAAGACAAAGATGACCGGTTCAGGAGGGGGCAGGTCTGAATGGCCTGGCGGGGATGAGAGGCTTTCCCCTTCTCAggagctgggaggcaggggagagggaagaggaggcaggggagagggaCAAGTCAAGCCGAGAAGGGAAACACCAGCCGGCACGGCCAACCCCCCTGCCTCCTCTGTGTCCATGCCCAGCCCCCGGCAGGCTGAGGACCAGCTCACCCACTCTGGCCGCAGCCACCTggacggggggcggggggcgggggggccagCCAGCCAGTCCTGGGCTGGCTCCTCCAGGCCTGCCAGAACCTTTGAAATGTGTGGCTCTGCCCGGAAAGGAAGTTGGGCCAATCTGCCTCTATTTCATAAGTCTAAACTAAGAAACCTGAATGGACACTGAAGCTGGAAAACCCTGCAGGGGCGGGTGCTGGGGAAGCAACCTGAGGCCATGCGCAGCAGCAGACGGCGGAGGAGGCTGCGCTGCAGACATGAGCTGGGGTGCGGGGGCTCCTGAGAGCTGGGGAGTGGGTCCGCTGCTGTCTCTCCAGCACAGCCTGCAAGGGCCTGCTCGTCACAGGCTCCCGAGCTGACCTGTGTACACACGCTTCTGAATCCTAGCATAGACATCTCTTTGAACTTGAGTTATTTCCAGTGGGTCACTGTGGCCTCTAATGAAGGAGCCCTGGCTAAAACGATTGCTGCAGTTTTACAAACGAGGAGACCAAAATGAGGGAGTGGCAGAGCCCTAAGTCAAACCCACAGCGGTCTGACCCTGAAGCCCGACTCCTCACCATCCTCTGGTGCCTCCCCCATGGACCTTCCCAGCCGTTTACCCGCTTTGCGGCCACATCACTGCTCACCAGCCTCCATCAGAGAGAAAGTAGAAGCAGCAGCTCAGGAGGTGCAGTCTGGCTCTTTCCCAGCAAGCAGCCCAGGCCGGATCGAGGCCACTAGCTGAGTTCTAGCTTTAGAGCCCAACTGTGACTGCTCCCCTCTGGCCACCCCGCTGTCTCAAGTTCCCCTACCAAGGAAATGGAAGACTTCACAAACACTGGAGTTCCACCAATGCCCCTCCCCCGCCAACAGGCCCATAGCAACTGGTCAGCACTGGAACATTCCAACTGGTCCCCAGTGTGTGGATAGAAAGGAGGAGAgtagagaagaggaggaaacacaTCCTTTAGTTTTGactcattttatgattttttgctAAGCTTTCCAGTCTTTTTGCtatatttttgttcagtcactaagactgAAGTTGtgtctaagttgtgtctgactctgcgaccccatggacttcagcacagcaggcctccctgtccttcaccatctcccagaacttgctcaaacttatatccattgagtcagtgatatcatccaaccatctcacccccttctcctcctgccctcaatctttcccagcatcagggtcttttccaatgagtcggctctttgcatcaggtggccaaagtattggagcttcaggatcagtccttcc from Bos indicus x Bos taurus breed Angus x Brahman F1 hybrid chromosome 29, Bos_hybrid_MaternalHap_v2.0, whole genome shotgun sequence carries:
- the SMCO4 gene encoding single-pass membrane and coiled-coil domain-containing protein 4 yields the protein MRQLKGKPKKETSRDKKERKQAMQEARRQITTVVLPTLAVVVLLIVVFVYVATRPASTE